The proteins below are encoded in one region of Drosophila santomea strain STO CAGO 1482 chromosome 2R, Prin_Dsan_1.1, whole genome shotgun sequence:
- the LOC120445911 gene encoding uncharacterized protein LOC120445911, with protein sequence MIGYTLLLLSGLLAIAQAQTLNDTSGALASGAQEPGLWRQARRRSVLADSCVTNSGTTGTCLTRFKCMRQSGTVNGYCGTYGVCCETNLQVGASTRQKRTIIKNPGVLTTDLNTYTIEAFSSNVQQLRIDFEQFVMQQPTDTDGVLECQDYFEAGGFKLCGVNDGQHLYLPFNAAAGVDQVTLTFVVTSRGTAPVWRLIVTQLEGPPASSRRRSSTSAGLATSTNSLQDLRDIFAAHHADYELLAPPGCQQYYTDLSGTIRSFNFQTSVISNYMPDLSYNICIKSATTASMIEYSFSKLSMSVQSDSGEGYDEFCHATVHTTGRQEDYLMIPQGILAKNMAYQPTYYCGTNDNLLVYASPPYMMHFSSDDLTLNRDVETGFSMTYRQRNSLL encoded by the exons ATGATTGGATACACGCTGCTGCTTCTTTCCGGATTACTGGCCATTGCGCAGGCGCAAACGCTGAATGACACTAGCGGCGCCCTGGCCTCCGGCGCCCAGGAGCCTGGCTTGTGGCGCCAGGCCAGGCGGAGGAGTGTCCTGGCGGACAGCTGCGTCACCAACAGCGGCACCACCGGCACCTGCCTCACGCGCTTCAAGTGCATGCGGCAGTCGGGCACCGTGAATGGATACTGCGGCACCTACGGCGTTTGCTGTGAAA CCAACCTTCAAGTGGGCGCCTCTACGCGCCAGAAGAGGACGATCATCAAGAATCCTGGCGTCCTAACCACCGATTTGAACACCTACACCATCGAAGCCTTTAGCAGCAACGTGCAGCAGTTGCGAATCGACTTCGAGCAGTTCGTGATGCAGCAGCCCACGGACACGGATGGAGTCCTCGAGTGCCAGGACTACTTCGAGGCGGGTGGCTTCAAGTTGTGCGGAGTAAACGATGGCCAGCACCTGTACCTGCCCTTCAATGCGGCTGCGGGAGTCGACCAGGTGACCCTAACGTTTGTCGTCACCTCCAGAGGAACTGCACCCGTTTGGAGGCTGATTGTAACCCAGCTGGAAGGTCCGCCAGCAAGCAGCCGACGTCGTTCCAGCACCTCTGCCGGCCTGGCAACCTCCACCAATTCTCTGCAGGATCTGAGGGACATCTTCGCCGCCCACCACGCGGACTATGAGCTACTTGCTCCGCCCGGCTGTCAGCAGTACTACACCGATCTGTCGGGCACCATTCGCAGCTTCAACTTCCAGACTTCAGTCATCAGCAACTATATGCCCGACTTGAGCTACAATATCTGCATCAAGTCTGCCACAACAGCCAGTATGATCGA ATACTCCTTTAGCAAGCTTTCGATGTCCGTGCAGTCGGACTCCGGCGAGGGCTACGACGAGTTCTGCCACGCCACTGTCCACACGACCGGCAGACAGGAGGACTACTTAATGATACCGCAGGGCATTCTGGCCAAGAACATGGCCTACCAGCCCACCTACTACTGCGGCACCAACGACAACCTGCTGGTTTATG CCTCGCCGCCCTACATGATGCACTTCTCCAGCGATGACCTCACCTTGAATCGGGATGTGGAGACGGGTTTCAGTATGACCTACCGCCAGAGGAATTCGCTGCTTTAA
- the LOC120446626 gene encoding uncharacterized protein LOC120446626, whose protein sequence is MCKLRTMKNCIASALLLLVAVAAAQAASVATPTCGGSTSSKNINLVNPTNPPRVCEYHIKPTSKYVCQLRIDWAMTLAQPTLESDGSGLTYAECTRDAFEVDGLKLCGTEVWQHIYVPFNATDGESVVDLVISLADRAGGSGLPAAYWDMTVTQLECPVGASVRSLALEEEVTIESRATSNQDGFFVAPPGCRQYFPQAKGAVKSFNYNDGNGIYPSRMNYAICFRRQTDTKTLTIRAYDFKVGDVVSASTLMTDENCYSSDSTNDLDADFLLVPQATFEDSHKHATYFCGSINKDVVISSNNPGPLMVLFNSDDIYRQNEAGFAFTYVVS, encoded by the exons ATGTGCAAACTCAGAACTATGAAGAACTGCATAGCAAGCGCCCTGCTCCTCCTGGTGGCCGTTGCGGCCGCTCAAGCCGCTTcggtggccacgcccacctgtGGAGGCTCCACCTCCTCGAAGAACATCAACCTGGTGAACCCGACGAATCCGCCGCGCGTGTGCGAGTACCACATCAAGCCGACCAGCAAGTACGTTTGCCAGCTGAGAATCGACTGGGCCATGACCTTGGCCCAACCCACGCTGGAGTCCGATGGTTCGGGCCTGACCTACGCCGAGTGCACCCGGGATGCCTTCGAGGTCGATGGACTGAAACTGTGCGGCACCGAGGTGTGGCAGCACATCTATGTGCCCTTCAACGCCACCGACGGTGAGTCTGTGGTGGATCTGGTCATTAGCTTGGCCGATCGTGCCGGAGGCAGTGGATTGCCCGCCGCCTACTGGGACATGACCGTCACCCAGCTGGAGTGCCCGGTGGGAGCCTCCGTTCGCTCGCTGGCTCTGGAGGAGGAAGTCACCATTGAGAGTCGTGCCACCTCCAACCAGGATGGCTTCTTTGTGGCCCCGCCCGGCTGTCGGCAGTACTTCCCGCAGGCCAAGGGAGCGGTGAAGTCCTTCAACTACAACGACGGCAATGGCATCTATCCGTCCCGCATGAACTACGCCATCTGCTTCCGTCGCCAAACAGATACCAAGACTCTAAC CATTCGCGCCTATGACTTCAAAGTGGGAGATGTGGTTTCCGCGTCCACCCTGATGACCGATGAGAACTGCTACAGCAGCGATAGTACCAACGATCTGGATGCCGATTTCCTGCTGGTGCCACAGGCAACCTTTGAAGATAGCCACAAGCACGCCACCTACTTCTGTGGCTCCATCAACAAGGATGTGGTCATATCGA GCAACAATCCCGGTCCTTTGATGGTGCTGTTCAACAGCGACGACATCTACAGGCAGAATGAGGCTGGCTTTGCTTTCACCTATGTCGTGTCCTAA